GCCTTTTTTAGTTCCGGCAGGGGCGTTGACGGCAGCCTGAGCGCTCAGCATGGCCGGAAGGCGGACGGAAGGTATATTTCCGGCAAGATAGCCGATATATATGCCGGAAAGACCCATTATCGGATAGAAGCCGAGCGGTTCTGCAAAATATATAATAAAATACGACGAAAATATTATAAACCACCCCTCGGCAATCTGGTTCCATGTGGGTTTAAACCCAAGCGCAAGCCATAAATAGAGAGCCGGGAGGAAAGTAAGCAGGGCCGCTATAAGGGTTGTAAGGCGGCCGCGTTTTATCATGCCGACGGTATATTCTTCATAAAATCGTTTGTCAATATCAGCGTTGGATTTTGTGTTAGCCATATTACATACCTCCCATATCTACAAAGAACTGTGCGATAAATATAGCAAGAAGCATTGAAATGCCAAGGTTATATTCCCTTAATTTCGGGAATTTGTCCGATATAAAAAGCAGTATGTACATAACTATAAAGCCTGCAATCCCTGCTATAAGCTTGCCTGTTCCGCCGACCATCTGGCCTGCGAGGAACATAGCTATTGAACTTATCATTACACATAAGCCGACAGAGTCGAAAAGGTGCGTATCATGTTTTTCGATTGCGACTTTAACTTTTTCGACTTTGTGGGCAAAAAGAAGGTTTACGATGAAAAATCCCCATGTATTTAACGTGATTACCCAAACGGAACATGTAAAGGCTATAATCCCGTAATCCGGGCCGCCCAGTTCCACGCCCATGGCGGTTGCTCCGGCGGTTGCCCCAAGCATTTCGGTTGTCATAGTGCCTATAATTGAAAGGCGGAGCCAGGCGAAAGGACCTCCTAGGATACTCATCAGGGCGATCATTACGGTGAACATTGAAAGCCCGGGGCCTATGGAACAGATTGCTCCGGCGCGCATAGCTTCTTTTGTTTCTTTGCTTGTAAGGCCGACTATCGGGCCGGCTTTAACCGCGTCGCGTATAAATATGTATGCCTGAAGACATACGACTATAAGCGTCGGTATAACCATTGCCCACATCATAGGGGAGTTGGCTATTTCAAGATACCCTTTGTTCGTCATTGTGTCTAATAACATTAAAC
The DNA window shown above is from Anaerotignum faecicola and carries:
- a CDS encoding DUF5058 family protein, which codes for MNQSLMLLDTMTNKGYLEIANSPMMWAMVIPTLIVVCLQAYIFIRDAVKAGPIVGLTSKETKEAMRAGAICSIGPGLSMFTVMIALMSILGGPFAWLRLSIIGTMTTEMLGATAGATAMGVELGGPDYGIIAFTCSVWVITLNTWGFFIVNLLFAHKVEKVKVAIEKHDTHLFDSVGLCVMISSIAMFLAGQMVGGTGKLIAGIAGFIVMYILLFISDKFPKLREYNLGISMLLAIFIAQFFVDMGGM